CATCCCCCAGGCAGGCCTGACCTATGCCCTCCTTGGTCATCCTGACTTTACTGTGGCCACCTGTGGGAAGGAAGGCCAAGGCCCTCCCTGAGCACTGAAACACCGGGTGGAGGATGGTTTTCAACTAGGctccacatcagaaagcagtgcACTCACGCTGACAGGCTTGATCCCCTGTGGCTGCTCGACTCTGGGCTCTGGTCCAAAGCTGAGAGCCCCCCTTCCCCTCATGACAGCCTCTTCTGCCCTGCCCGGCCACTCCTTTGAGTGACAGGGGGTAATTGAGAAGCTGCTCCTCCCTCCAGGAAGGAAGACCCAGAGCTCTGGCTTCCCTCGGCAAAGCACATATAAACCCACAGCCACTGTGGGTGGAAGGAGAAGGGCAGGGTGGAAAAAGTttgagagaaggagggaggaaaagtgTCCTGGCTAGCACCATGTGGATTCTCTTGAGATGAGAAGAAAATGCCCGGCTCCGTCCCCCTTCTGCTGCTCCTGCTTCTCCTGAGGTGTTCAGAACGGGGTGGGGGAGTTAATTTTGGTGAGAAGGATGCAAAAGTCCCCAGGACCTGGAGAGATGGAGTCAGGGTCCCTGGAGAAGGAGCCTCTTGGGACTCAGACAGGGCCAGTCCTGAGCGAAGGTACGGAATAGGTGAGTGAACCTTGGGAACTCCGGACCCTGTTATCTACCCTCAATCACCTGCCACAGGGAAGTAGGGACCCCAGCGTCTTTCTCATATCCCCTTTTAAGGAAATGCTCTGCTTTTgattttgtgcattttatttaagtttctttGTTTCAACTTTCCTGGAGAAATGAAAGATTtggcactcctgtaatcccagcactttgggaggctgagaaggagtgggatcccttgagcctaggagtttgagacaagcctgggcgacatagtgagacaccatctctacaaaaaccaaaaaaatcagccaggcgtggtagcccatgcctgtagtctaatctactcgggaggctgaggtgggaggatcacttgaggccaggaggccaaggctgcattgagccgtgattgtgctactgaactctagcctgaatcacagaataagaccctgtgtccaaaaagaaagaaagaaagaaaaagagaaagaaaagaaacggtcaggtgcagtggctcatgcctgtaatcttagcactttgggaagctgaggcgggtgggtcatctgaggtcaggtgtttgagaccagcctggccagcatggtgaaacccagcctctagtaaaaatacaaaaattagctgggtctggtggcacgcgcctgtaatcccaaatacttgagaagctgaggcaggagaatcgcttgaacctgggaggtggaggttgcagtgagtggagatcgtgctattgcactccagcctggatgacagagggagactccgtctcaagaaaaaaaaaaagagagagagggaaaggaaggaaggaaggaacaaaggaaggaaggaagacttgAACCCTATTAGAAAAATGTGGAGCATCAGCAGTAGGGAGGGATGACTAGATTTGGGCAGAGTCCCAAAAGTTCAAAATTTATGCCACATAAGCTATATGTATTCCTAAGAATAAGAATACTCCCAAGTCCTGACGGCTGCCTGGGGCAGTGAGGGCTGGAGACGAAGAGGATTCATCTCTTCTTTGTCCTTATACCTGACTCAGTGTTGCCCTCAGTCCAACTAGATCACACCCACACCCCTCATGACTCCTCCCCTAAACCTGCCCCCATACCACCTTGAATCTTCCCTGCCTCCAAGCCTACCACGTTAGCCCCAGATCTGACCCAGAAGCTgtctcatgctttttttttccttttttgagatggagcacCTGGCCAGCTGTCTCATTTTAAATCATACGCCAAGCATGACCTGAGTGTAATCTCTAACATGAATCACAGCTTCTGCCTCATTGGTTTGCCAGAACCACAGGAACAACTGGATGAGAGGAGACACCTATGAACATGGAGCCAGAATACCCCAATTGCTGAAACACCAGTTCAGAGAGGAGTGAGCTCGAGAAAGAGTCAGGTTTAGTGTCCCACGGAAAGAGACCAGACCTGGAAAAGACAGAGTCAAAGCTGGGTGAGCAGGCCTTCGAAGGGCGTGGCTCAGCAAAGATAATCCATATTGTAGTGCAAGAGGATTCTTTGTGGAATATGTTTTACCGGAATTAAACCAAAAATGCCAAATGATCCCTAACTCGAATAAATCTCACCACATTACCTGGGGAGAGGTGTCATTTGGATGTGAGGATAGTTATGAAAATACTGAGCAGAGCAGATGAGGATGGGCCATCAACAATTCAcattaaatgagattactttttagTAGGACTAAGTCAAAGCATTTCCACTAAGCACCCAGAGACCAGCCCTAAAGACTcaagaataagagaaaatgatGTAACTGCAGATGGAAGGACCACTGAGGACCACATCACTGCAGACCCAGGGACCACCGAGGACTCTGTCACTGCAGACCCAGGGACCACTGAGGACAATGTGACTGCGGACCCAGGGACCACCGAGGGCTCTGTCACTGCAGACCCAGCGACCACCAAGGACTATGTGTCTGCAGACCCAGGGACCACCAAGGATTCCGTCACTGCAGACCCAGAGACCACCAAGGActatgtgcctgcagtcccagggaCCACTGAGGACTCCATCACTGCAGACCCAGGGACCGCTGAGAACTTTGTCACTGCAGACCCAGGGACCACCAAGGACTCCATCACTGCAGACCCAGGGACCACCAAACACTCCATCACTGCAGACCCAGGGATCACCTAGGACTCCATCACTGTAGACCCAGGGACCACTGAGGACTCTGTCACTGCAGACCCAGGGACCACCTAGGACTCCATCACTGTAGACCCAGGGACCACTGAGGACTCTGTCACTGCAGACCCAGGGACCACCAAACACTCCATCACTGCAGACCCAGGGACCACCGAGGACTCCATCACTGTAGACCCAGGGACCACTGAGGACTCTGTCACTGCAGACCCAGGGACCACCAAACACTCCATCACTGCAGACCCAGGGACCACCAAGGACTCCGTCACTGCAGACCCAGGGACCACAGAAGATGAAACCACTAAACATGGTGACACTCACCTTCTGTGAACTACTTCAGTCACAGCAGTGAAACCCACCAGGCTCCTAACACCCATGGGAATTATCCTCAGATTCCCTGGCTGCAACCACAGTCACTGTTGTGCTCTTTGTTGGATTGGGCTTCATTGTGGTGAGTATTTGGTCTGGGAATATTCAGGGCATCAGGGGAACGAGGCCAGCTGAGGATAAGCGGTGAGCATGGAGAGCTGAGGTTCAGAGGCCCAAGAAATCGTCAGGCGTGAGGAAGCCTACATAGAGAGAGCTCTGCAAAGACTCCTGGAAAGACAGaggtggagagaaaggaaaagagcacCTGGCACAAAAGATGCAGAAAGCACTGGGGACAGAGGAAGCTGTGAGagacaggaaggagagaaagggaagagaggcTGAGAGTGAGAAACATAAGAACACAAACATGGTAAGACACAGCGGGAGTCAGGGCAAAGCAGGATGTAAAAGAtggatgtaaaagaggaaatTTTCCTAAGAAGACAAGGAACTAGGGACCAGAGGAGTGGATGAATTAGAAACATTCTGGGTGGTCCACTCATATCAGAAATTACATATTCTTGTGTTAATTACTACCTGCTCTGAAGTTCTggagaagatttttttaaaaccaaaattgaGTGGGTTTTTATGAGCCACCGCTACCCTACACCAAAGAGACAGTTTGTACCAGCTCTCAAAGAGGAGCTCTGGGTGTTTTTCTGTCTCTTAGGGTCCCTGTTGTTTCTacaagaggagacaaaagaattCCATGCCAGCCCTGCATGTTTCATCTCACCAAACTCACAgctggaatcatcccaaaagcaGCAGCAGGGAAATTCCCACAGGGAGTGGCCCAAACCCTCCAGAGATGGGGCCAATtgggattccaaagaaagaagccCAGATGTCAGGGTGATCAATTCAAAGCATTTATTAGGGGAACTTACAGAGGACTGCAGCAATCCTCCCTGCCGACAAGGAGGGAAAAGGGATGTTCTGCCTAAGCATGTCTGTAGCAAGGGGGTCAGGGTATGGAGTTTATATGAGGATTTAGGGAATTTGACTCAGGGCTGGAGCCAGTTTCTTTCAACGTTTTGGGCAACAACCTAGATACCTTTATTAGTGCCTGGGAGTGTTCAAGGCCCTGGTTTGAGTTCAAGCCTGCTGGGGAAAACCTGCAGCTGGCTGGGTCACAGAACGGTCAAGGCAATCTGTGATTTTTGGTCAGTctgatcagaaagaaaaggaggtgATCTGGGGGACCCCACATTGTGGCTTCCTCTCGCTGACATTTGATCTAAAACCCAAGCCTCCTGCTTCTGGCCTGCTGCTTGAGGGGGAAGGGCTGGTCCTTTTTGGCCATCCTGACCTAAGGATTAAGTGCATGTCGAAATTTTAACAAGTGGCGGCTTGCAGGATTAGCCAACTCGGGCAGGTCATTAAAGCCTCGTTAATTCTTGTGGTCATTGATGCCATTGTGCACTGACCCCTGCTCCAAGATGCAAATCCACAGCTTTGGATCAGTTTGTAAGTGTGAGTAAAGCCGAAAGTAATGCATGATACAGTTGAGGTGTTCACATTTAATTCTGCTAAAATGACACCATGAAACTAGAGCATTCTGAAGGATGCTGACAAGAGGAAAATGGAATGAAAGCGTCCATATGTACCTGACTCATGCATGAGTCATGTTCAGTATTCACCAGTAGAGGGAGGACCTTCTGGACTTCGCTGTTATCATAAACAATTGGATTTCTGATCATGTGGATCACCATGAAAAGTTGGACACTCTTGCTCTAGAACAAAAGATGCTTTCCTTCCTCCAAACCAGGCATTGGCCCAGAGAGGTCACTAGCAATAGCACCTTCTTAATTTCGTGTAGAGACTAAAAACAAGAGATGGCTCAAAAGGCTCAGGGTGTGGGAAATAAGAGGAAAGTCTATGCTCCCAAACTTgctaaattttttacttttaaacctTTAACtcgaaaagttttaaaaataagaactataTTACCATTCCTCCCAAGTTCCAtttgtcaaaatgcttttttctttaaactttaatggtttaagttttttttaagttgttttaaaaaaaacaaaaaaggtttaagttttttttggcagggtgcggtggctcacgcctgtaatcccagcactttgggaggccgaggtgggtggatcacgaggtcaggactttaaggccagcctggccaatatggtgaaaccccatctctactaaaactacaaaaaaggtAGCCAgccatagtggtgggcacctgtaatcccagctactcgagagactgaggcagagaattgcttgaacccgggaggcagaggttgcagtgagctgagatcgtgccattgcactccagcgtgggcaacagagtgagactccatctaaaaaaaaacaaaaggcttttttttccccctaaatgtCGTCCACATTTTTGGCAAGTATTGATCTCTAGCAGTCAGTGTCAGGATCTGAAGAAAACAGTGACATCTAGCAGACTCCCAGAGCCAGGGAAACAGGCTGGGCAGAAGTGATAAATTATAAACCACCAGGGTTAAGAGAAGAACAGAGTGTTAAAACCAAACCATTTTCTTCCTCCCTAGAAAGAGTGTTTCCTGCCTCCATTAAATCCATCCACCAGGGTTATTTATCATCCCCATGT
This DNA window, taken from Pan paniscus chromosome 5, NHGRI_mPanPan1-v2.0_pri, whole genome shotgun sequence, encodes the following:
- the LOC100968169 gene encoding LOW QUALITY PROTEIN: protein PBMUCL2 (The sequence of the model RefSeq protein was modified relative to this genomic sequence to represent the inferred CDS: substituted 1 base at 1 genomic stop codon), which codes for MPGSVPLLLLLLLLRCSERGGGVNFGEKDAKVPRTWRDGVRVPGEGASWDSDRASPERRYGIVGLSQSISTKHPETSPKDSRIRENDVTADGRTTEDHITADPGTTEDSVTADPGTTEDNVTADPGTTEGSVTADPATTKDYVSADPGTTKDSDSITVDPGTTEDSVTADPGTTXDSITVDPGTTEDSVTADPGTTKHSITADPGTTEDSITVDPGTTEDSVTADPGTTKHSITADPGTTKDSVTADPGTTEDETTKHGDTHLL